A section of the Polyangium spumosum genome encodes:
- a CDS encoding tetratricopeptide repeat protein has protein sequence MKIRTKVLWFAFTLALAGAPACKEEPKGPAVTHLKAGDEALAAGDFAKAAEEYGKSLEADPKQEKVWEKKAVSHKQAGDLAKAEEAILKTLDFKPDAAKKAEVYANLGSVYMEKNDTANAERSYNEAIKLNPNDSMALAWLAEFAARRGGARDMKAPIVADELKKAIELYDKVITIKPEDPGTYTNKRIALGRLMENERLQKEAAAKEAEEAVKAKDKAKEDDAKARADKHQAQMDDYKKQLDELGKKIGEVMKAARK, from the coding sequence ATGAAGATTCGCACCAAGGTCCTGTGGTTCGCCTTCACGCTCGCGCTCGCAGGGGCTCCGGCCTGCAAGGAGGAGCCGAAGGGCCCCGCCGTCACGCACCTCAAGGCGGGCGACGAGGCGCTCGCCGCGGGTGATTTCGCCAAGGCGGCCGAGGAGTACGGCAAGTCGCTCGAGGCCGATCCCAAGCAGGAGAAGGTCTGGGAGAAGAAGGCCGTCAGCCACAAGCAAGCCGGCGACCTCGCGAAGGCCGAGGAGGCCATCCTGAAGACGCTCGACTTCAAGCCCGACGCGGCCAAGAAGGCCGAGGTCTACGCGAACCTCGGCAGCGTCTACATGGAGAAGAACGACACGGCGAACGCCGAGCGGAGCTACAACGAGGCCATCAAGCTGAACCCGAACGACAGCATGGCCCTCGCGTGGCTCGCCGAGTTCGCCGCGCGCCGGGGCGGCGCCCGCGACATGAAGGCCCCGATCGTCGCCGATGAGCTCAAGAAGGCGATCGAGCTCTACGACAAGGTGATCACGATCAAGCCCGAGGACCCCGGCACCTACACGAACAAGCGCATCGCCCTCGGCCGGCTCATGGAGAACGAGCGCCTGCAGAAGGAGGCCGCGGCGAAGGAGGCCGAGGAGGCGGTCAAGGCCAAGGACAAGGCCAAAGAGGACGACGCCAAGGCCCGCGCGGACAAGCACCAGGCGCAGATGGACGACTACAAGAAGCAGCTCGACGAGCTCGGCAAGAAGATCGGCGAGGTGATGAAGGCCGCTAGGAAGTAG
- a CDS encoding DUF6691 family protein, protein MNLGHQRRGAALLSGLLFGAGLALSGMTLPAKVIGFLDITGDWDPSLAFVMMGAILVHFFAVRLARRRPEPVLGGGFQLPKKKDLDTRLVVGAAIFGVGWGLAGICPGPGLVNLLAGDLGAVAFVAAMVVGMGAQHLLVEARAGKPAPSPGGVKATS, encoded by the coding sequence ATGAACCTCGGACATCAACGACGCGGCGCCGCGCTCCTCTCCGGGCTGCTCTTCGGCGCGGGGCTCGCGCTCTCGGGCATGACGTTGCCCGCGAAGGTGATCGGGTTCCTCGACATCACGGGCGACTGGGACCCGAGCCTGGCGTTCGTGATGATGGGCGCCATCCTCGTGCACTTCTTCGCGGTCCGGCTCGCCCGGAGGCGCCCCGAGCCCGTGCTCGGCGGGGGCTTTCAGCTCCCGAAGAAGAAGGACCTCGACACGCGCCTCGTCGTGGGCGCGGCGATCTTCGGGGTCGGCTGGGGCCTCGCGGGGATTTGCCCCGGGCCCGGCCTCGTGAACTTGCTCGCGGGGGACCTGGGCGCCGTGGCGTTCGTGGCGGCGATGGTCGTGGGAATGGGGGCGCAGCACCTGCTCGTCGAGGCGCGTGCGGGGAAGCCGGCGCCTTCGCCGGGCGGCGTGAAGGCTACTTCCTAG